The Equus caballus isolate H_3958 breed thoroughbred chromosome 12, TB-T2T, whole genome shotgun sequence genome contains a region encoding:
- the LOC138916720 gene encoding uteroglobin, with protein sequence MHISLKTTGSRDTARASLTSLLSTMKLAIIVTLAILALCCSPASAEICQSFADIIQGLFLGTPASFEAAVEPFKPDADMKAATTQLKTLVDFLPKNTKDSILKLMDKIAKSPLCA encoded by the exons ATGCACATCTCACTCAAGACCACCGGATCCAGAGACACGGCCAGAGCCTCACTCACCAGCCTCCTGTCCACCATGAAACTCGCCATCATCGTCACCCTGGCCATCCTGGCTCTCTGCTGCAGCCCTG CTTCTGCAGAAATCTGCCAGAGCTTTGCAGACATCATTCAAGGCCTCTTCCTGGGCACACCTGCCAGTTTCGAGGCTGCAGTGGAACCCTTCAAACCTGATGCAGACATGAAAGCTGCGACGACCCAGCTGAAGACGCTGGTGGACTTCCTCCCCAAGAACACCAAGGACAGCATCTTAAAGCTCATG gacAAAATAGCAAAGAGCCCACTGTGTGCTTAG